The Sphingobium aromaticiconvertens genome has a segment encoding these proteins:
- a CDS encoding phosphoenolpyruvate carboxykinase, translating to MTAFPIQNPDHAVKDGTQLHRNLGTAELVEKAIQRGEGVMSRDGALVVATGKHTGRSARDKFIVKDAETENTVWWGPTNVPMTPEHFAALKEDFLAALGAKKTVFVQDLFGGSQADHRVNVRIYTELAWHSLFVKTLLVRPSPTELEGFIAEYTIIDLPSFPADPARHGCRSETVIAVNFTEKLILIGGTAYAGEMKKSVFSILNYLLPAKGIMPMHCSANIGPKGDTAVFFGLSGTGKTTLSADASRTLIGDDEHGWSDTAVFNFEGGCYAKMINLSAEAEPEIHATTKRFGTVLENVVIDRETREIDLDDNSLAENSRGSYPIDFIPNASVDNLGPVPKNIIFLTADAYGVLPPIAKLTPEQAMYHFLSGYTARVAGTEIGVTEPTATFSTCFGAPFMPRHPSVYGNLLKERIARGRVTCWLVNTGWTGGKYGVGKRMPIKVTRALLNAALNGSFEGIIFTRDTTFGFEVPVTAPGISGDILEPRGTWADKDAYDQAALNLAMQFAENFRQFEDKVDAAVLAAGPRVLNQA from the coding sequence ATGACGGCTTTCCCGATCCAGAACCCGGACCATGCGGTCAAGGACGGGACGCAGCTCCATCGCAATCTCGGGACGGCCGAACTGGTGGAAAAGGCGATCCAGCGCGGGGAAGGGGTGATGTCGAGGGACGGTGCCCTGGTCGTCGCGACCGGCAAGCACACCGGCCGCTCGGCCAGGGACAAGTTCATCGTCAAGGACGCCGAGACCGAAAATACGGTCTGGTGGGGCCCGACGAACGTGCCCATGACGCCCGAGCATTTCGCGGCACTGAAAGAGGATTTTCTTGCCGCGCTGGGCGCGAAGAAGACGGTCTTCGTCCAGGATCTTTTCGGCGGGTCACAGGCTGATCATCGCGTCAATGTGCGGATCTATACCGAGCTCGCCTGGCATAGCCTGTTCGTCAAGACCCTGCTCGTTCGTCCAAGCCCAACGGAGCTTGAAGGGTTTATCGCGGAGTACACGATCATCGACCTGCCGAGCTTCCCGGCAGACCCGGCCCGTCATGGCTGCCGCTCGGAGACGGTGATCGCGGTCAACTTCACCGAGAAGCTGATCCTCATCGGCGGCACGGCCTATGCCGGCGAGATGAAAAAGTCGGTGTTCTCGATCCTCAACTATCTGCTGCCGGCCAAGGGCATCATGCCGATGCACTGCTCGGCCAATATTGGCCCCAAGGGTGACACGGCGGTCTTCTTCGGCCTCTCCGGCACTGGGAAGACCACGCTCTCGGCCGATGCCAGCCGGACGCTGATCGGCGATGACGAGCATGGCTGGTCAGACACGGCGGTCTTCAATTTCGAAGGCGGCTGCTACGCCAAGATGATCAACCTGTCGGCCGAGGCCGAACCAGAGATCCATGCGACCACCAAGCGCTTTGGCACGGTGCTGGAGAATGTGGTGATCGACCGGGAGACGCGCGAGATCGATCTCGACGACAACAGCCTGGCCGAGAACAGCCGCGGTTCCTACCCGATCGACTTCATCCCCAATGCGAGCGTCGATAATCTGGGGCCGGTGCCGAAGAACATCATTTTCCTGACTGCCGATGCCTATGGCGTGCTGCCGCCGATTGCGAAGCTCACGCCAGAACAGGCGATGTACCATTTCCTCTCGGGCTATACTGCGCGTGTCGCCGGCACGGAGATTGGCGTAACAGAGCCGACGGCGACCTTCTCGACCTGCTTCGGCGCGCCGTTCATGCCGCGTCACCCGAGCGTCTACGGCAATCTGCTGAAAGAGCGGATCGCCAGGGGCAGGGTTACCTGCTGGCTGGTCAACACCGGCTGGACGGGCGGCAAATACGGCGTCGGTAAGCGCATGCCGATCAAGGTTACCCGCGCTCTGCTGAACGCCGCACTTAATGGCAGTTTCGAAGGGATCATCTTCACCAGGGATACGACATTCGGGTTCGAGGTTCCTGTGACAGCGCCGGGGATCAGCGGTGATATTCTCGAGCCGCGCGGGACCTGGGCAGACAAGGATGCCTATGATCAGGCTGCTTTGAACCTTGCGATGCAGTTCGCTGAGAACTTCAGGCAGTTCGAGGACAAAGTCGATGCGGCGGTGCTTGCTGCGGGGCCGCGGGTTCTCAATCAGGCATGA
- a CDS encoding helix-turn-helix domain-containing protein produces the protein MITSQQMRAARALLGIDQRQLAELAKLSLPTIQRMEASDGQVRGVVDTLVKVISALESAGIELIGENAPSIGIGRGVRLRESLNKRASTRVPSMLFDQIEAPVGNGHVA, from the coding sequence ATGATCACGTCACAGCAGATGCGCGCCGCGCGCGCCCTTCTCGGCATCGACCAGCGCCAGCTTGCCGAGCTGGCGAAACTGTCGCTGCCGACCATCCAGCGCATGGAAGCATCGGACGGCCAGGTACGAGGCGTAGTGGATACGCTGGTCAAGGTGATCTCAGCGCTCGAGAGCGCGGGTATCGAACTGATCGGGGAAAATGCACCGAGCATCGGCATCGGCCGCGGGGTGCGGTTGAGGGAGTCGCTGAACAAACGCGCGTCCACACGCGTGCCATCGATGCTGTTCGACCAGATCGAAGCGCCGGTGGGCAATGGCCACGTTGCATGA
- a CDS encoding alkylphosphonate utilization protein, with product MTDTNDDYVYDEATGEWISAAEAATKNAAEETVEVRDSVGNLLADGDSVTLIKDLTVKGANQTLRRGTVIKSIRLTCDAQEIDCRYEGIKGLVLRAEFVRKR from the coding sequence ATGACCGATACGAACGACGACTATGTGTATGACGAAGCAACAGGGGAATGGATCAGCGCTGCGGAAGCGGCCACCAAGAACGCAGCAGAGGAAACGGTTGAGGTGCGGGATTCGGTCGGCAATCTCCTGGCCGATGGCGACAGCGTGACCTTGATAAAGGATCTCACGGTCAAGGGCGCCAACCAGACTTTGCGGCGCGGCACGGTGATCAAATCGATCCGGTTGACCTGCGATGCCCAGGAGATCGACTGCCGCTACGAAGGGATTAAGGGCCTGGTGCTCCGCGCGGAGTTCGTCAGGAAGCGCTGA
- a CDS encoding Na+/H+ antiporter — METITIVLLLLLAVILSGILSRMVPLPLPRPLFQIALGALIGLGADWRVALDPEIFFLLFLPPLLFLDGWRIPREELFKDGKTVVELALGLVIVTVMGMGLFIHWMIPTVPLAVAFALAAVLSPTDPIAVSAIAQRAPIPKRMMHILEGESLLNDASGLVCLRFAIAAALTGAFSVHEAALSFLWVALGGIAVGAGLTWSVSRMKSWVSRHYGEEGGAQILISLLIPFGSYLVAEHLHCSGILAAVAAGLTMGFVETSGELLATTRIRRSTVWDVIQFTANGVIFVLLGEQLPAILAVAAETVRMTGHQEPWWLAIYVIAINLGLAALRFLWVWLSFRLTLFRRGDWRSTPNWRIVAAMSFAGVRGAITLAGVLTLPLALNDGSPFPARDLAIFLAMGVIIVSLIAASFALPWLLTGLEMPAEHDHQAEEDAARIKAAEAAIAEIEKVQHGLAVGKSDADIYVAAAARIMDIYRHRIESQTRNAEGNALGRQSEAIERNLRLAALKAERTQIFRMVRKRELGSEPARRLIREIDLMEARYAVASQAGA, encoded by the coding sequence TTGGAAACCATCACGATCGTCCTGCTCCTCCTGCTCGCCGTCATCCTGAGCGGCATTCTTTCCCGTATGGTGCCCCTGCCGCTCCCGCGCCCACTGTTCCAGATAGCGCTCGGGGCGCTGATCGGGCTCGGCGCCGATTGGCGGGTCGCGCTGGATCCGGAGATATTCTTCCTCCTCTTCCTGCCGCCTTTGCTCTTCCTCGATGGTTGGCGGATCCCGCGCGAGGAACTGTTCAAGGACGGCAAGACCGTCGTCGAACTGGCCCTCGGCCTGGTGATAGTCACGGTGATGGGCATGGGCCTCTTCATCCACTGGATGATCCCGACCGTGCCGCTCGCCGTGGCCTTCGCCCTGGCAGCAGTCCTCTCGCCGACCGATCCCATCGCCGTATCCGCCATCGCCCAGCGCGCGCCGATTCCCAAGCGGATGATGCATATATTGGAAGGCGAATCGCTGCTGAACGATGCCTCGGGTCTCGTTTGCCTGCGTTTTGCGATTGCGGCAGCGCTGACCGGCGCCTTCTCGGTCCATGAGGCGGCGCTGAGCTTCCTCTGGGTGGCCCTTGGCGGCATCGCCGTCGGCGCCGGCCTTACCTGGTCCGTGTCGCGCATGAAAAGCTGGGTCTCTCGCCACTATGGCGAAGAAGGCGGCGCCCAGATCCTGATCAGCCTGCTCATCCCCTTCGGCTCCTATCTGGTCGCCGAGCATCTGCACTGCTCGGGCATCCTCGCCGCCGTCGCGGCTGGCCTCACCATGGGTTTCGTCGAAACGAGCGGAGAGCTTCTGGCGACCACCCGGATCCGGCGGAGCACGGTGTGGGACGTCATTCAATTCACGGCGAACGGGGTCATCTTCGTCCTGCTCGGCGAGCAGTTGCCCGCCATCCTCGCCGTCGCTGCAGAAACCGTTCGCATGACCGGGCATCAAGAGCCGTGGTGGCTGGCGATCTATGTCATCGCCATCAACCTTGGGCTCGCGGCCTTGCGCTTCCTGTGGGTCTGGCTCTCCTTCCGCCTGACCCTCTTTCGTCGGGGTGATTGGCGCTCGACGCCCAATTGGCGGATCGTTGCCGCGATGTCGTTCGCCGGTGTGCGCGGCGCCATCACCCTGGCGGGTGTCCTGACCCTTCCGCTTGCGCTGAACGATGGTTCGCCGTTTCCGGCAAGGGATCTCGCGATCTTCCTTGCGATGGGCGTCATCATCGTTTCGTTGATCGCTGCCAGTTTCGCCCTGCCCTGGCTGCTCACCGGACTGGAGATGCCGGCGGAACATGATCATCAGGCAGAGGAAGACGCCGCCCGGATCAAGGCGGCCGAGGCAGCGATCGCCGAGATCGAGAAAGTCCAGCACGGCCTTGCGGTAGGAAAGAGCGATGCGGATATCTATGTCGCCGCCGCCGCCCGTATCATGGATATTTACCGGCATAGAATCGAGAGCCAGACCAGAAATGCTGAAGGCAACGCTCTGGGGCGGCAATCCGAAGCGATTGAAAGGAACCTCCGCCTGGCTGCGCTCAAGGCCGAGCGAACCCAGATCTTCCGAATGGTTCGCAAGCGCGAACTGGGCAGCGAACCTGCGCGCAGGCTCATCCGGGAGATCGACCTCATGGAAGCGCGCTATGCCGTCGCGAGCCAGGCAGGCGCGTAA
- a CDS encoding DUF5818 domain-containing protein — MRKIGKLCRLKGQLIRCGRGMCLRHEADGALWPLNMEDNVPELLGRPVCVEGILSATETLDVYWIGELAGSDPT; from the coding sequence ATGAGAAAGATCGGCAAGCTGTGTCGCCTGAAAGGCCAACTCATCCGCTGCGGCCGCGGAATGTGTCTGCGACACGAGGCCGATGGAGCTTTATGGCCGCTCAATATGGAGGACAATGTTCCCGAATTGCTGGGTCGGCCTGTCTGCGTGGAGGGTATCCTGTCGGCGACCGAAACCCTGGACGTCTACTGGATTGGGGAATTGGCGGGGTCTGACCCCACCTGA
- a CDS encoding transposase, which produces MTRSLSGRPRPAPLGRACAQPCDPLSNVRLQGLSAEAQCTPGAQQTIHRLIDQGALDQLERRINADSGLMRIRRYTVEHPFGTIKGMSGGGRFLTRGLRKVKAEAALSVLAFNILHAVNAFGAGKLAGAS; this is translated from the coding sequence GTGACACGATCCCTGTCCGGCCGGCCAAGACCTGCGCCCCTCGGGCGCGCATGCGCGCAACCGTGCGATCCGCTATCGAACGTCCGCCTGCAAGGACTGTCGGCTGAAGCGCAATGCACGCCCGGCGCCCAGCAGACCATCCATCGGCTGATCGACCAAGGAGCCCTCGATCAGCTGGAAAGGCGAATTAATGCCGATTCGGGTCTGATGAGGATCAGACGATACACCGTCGAGCATCCGTTCGGGACGATCAAAGGAATGTCCGGCGGCGGCAGGTTCCTGACCCGAGGGCTAAGGAAGGTGAAGGCGGAAGCGGCGCTATCGGTCCTCGCCTTCAACATCCTGCACGCCGTGAACGCCTTTGGTGCTGGGAAGCTGGCCGGAGCAAGCTGA
- the tnpA gene encoding IS200/IS605 family transposase, with protein sequence MRPVVTFHHRYHHVWAPKYRFKVLHGEVRLRVREIIRQVCDEKGVTIVNGVVSRDHVHMFVEIPPHVSVSNFVRRGKGRSSRKIQQEFENIRKRYWGQRFWQRGYFSTTSGNITDDVISRYLDKHLHKLSFQPWCPRPSSEGR encoded by the coding sequence ATTCGACCGGTTGTCACATTTCACCATCGCTACCATCACGTCTGGGCACCGAAATATCGGTTCAAGGTGCTGCATGGCGAAGTCCGGCTGCGGGTTCGTGAGATCATCCGGCAGGTCTGCGACGAGAAGGGCGTGACGATCGTCAACGGTGTCGTGTCGCGTGATCATGTCCATATGTTTGTCGAAATCCCGCCCCACGTTTCGGTCAGCAACTTCGTGCGCCGCGGCAAGGGGCGATCCTCACGCAAGATACAGCAGGAGTTCGAGAACATCCGCAAGCGCTATTGGGGCCAACGCTTCTGGCAGCGCGGATACTTCTCCACCACATCCGGCAACATCACCGATGACGTCATCAGCCGTTATCTGGACAAGCATCTCCACAAATTGAGCTTCCAGCCATGGTGTCCGCGCCCGTCAAGCGAGGGGCGATGA
- a CDS encoding DUF167 domain-containing protein: MKKPAPQPPAERPANGFYWWEDTTLVLNILGKPSARGDVIGKIKGHQLKVSVTAAPKLGRATDHMVRFLAGEFGVPVSAITVVFGRMNVNKQLRIEAPTRLPAVIQQLDLL; this comes from the coding sequence ATGAAAAAACCAGCGCCCCAGCCGCCCGCAGAAAGACCGGCCAACGGCTTTTACTGGTGGGAAGACACGACGCTCGTCCTCAACATCCTGGGCAAACCCAGCGCGCGTGGCGACGTCATCGGCAAGATCAAAGGCCATCAGTTGAAGGTCAGTGTCACGGCAGCGCCGAAGCTTGGACGGGCAACAGACCATATGGTGCGGTTTCTCGCTGGCGAATTCGGCGTGCCTGTATCTGCCATCACGGTCGTTTTCGGGCGTATGAACGTCAACAAGCAACTGAGGATCGAAGCGCCGACGCGGCTCCCCGCTGTTATCCAGCAGCTGGATCTGCTCTGA
- a CDS encoding NADP-dependent malic enzyme, whose amino-acid sequence MPDELRSSDREALLFHSEGRPGKIEILASKPMATQRDLSLAYSPGVAVPVHAIAADPARAYDYTIKGNLVAVITNGTAILGLGNLGALASKPVMEGKAVLFKRFADVDSIDLELDTEDPEAFIAAVALMEPSFGGINLEDIKAPECFIIEQALRDRMNIPVFHDDQHGTAVIMAAGLINALYLTGREMKDVRMVVNGAGAAAIACTALAKSIGIPGNQVILCDSKGVIYQGRTEGINQWKSAHAVDTEARTLADAMRGADVFLGLSVEGAVSAEMVDSMAPKPIIFALANPNPEIQPEVVKAIRPDAIVATGRSDYANQINNVLGFPYIFRGALDVRATTVNEEMKVAAAHAIAELARQRVPEEVAAAYGGKASRFGPDYIIPAPFDPRLIETVPMAVARAAMTTGVARLPIADEAAYRSALRARLNPTTAVLASAYDGARARPKRMIFAEAEQETVLRAAIAYREEGYGSPILVGHTERVTEGLKALGAEAEGFEIHNARISPLIPDMADRLYERLQRQGYLYRDCLRMVNQDRNVFGALLLDMGHGEAMITGVTRPFGQTLEQVKLVLDSQKGRLPFGFHIIVGRSSTVFVADTTVNERPAPSDLADIAEQMASIARRMGHAPRVAFLSYSNFGNPPGEWLKPSRDAVALLDTRKVDFEYEGEMSPDVALNSALKRHYPFSRLTGPANVLIMPGLQSANISANLVRELGGVAVLGPFLVGMEKPVQVAAMTSTAADLVTMAVLAGTLSV is encoded by the coding sequence GTGCCAGACGAACTTCGGTCTTCGGACCGGGAAGCCTTGCTGTTTCATTCCGAAGGCCGGCCAGGCAAGATCGAGATCCTCGCGTCCAAGCCGATGGCCACGCAGCGTGACCTGTCGCTCGCCTATTCGCCGGGTGTGGCCGTCCCGGTTCACGCCATCGCCGCCGATCCAGCGCGCGCCTACGACTATACGATCAAAGGCAATCTGGTCGCGGTGATCACCAATGGCACAGCGATCCTGGGGCTGGGCAATCTTGGGGCGCTGGCGTCAAAGCCGGTGATGGAAGGCAAGGCGGTCCTGTTCAAACGCTTCGCCGACGTCGATTCGATCGATTTGGAGTTGGACACTGAAGACCCGGAGGCATTCATCGCCGCCGTTGCCTTGATGGAGCCCTCCTTCGGTGGCATCAATCTGGAAGATATCAAGGCGCCCGAGTGCTTCATCATCGAACAGGCGCTGCGCGATCGGATGAACATCCCGGTCTTCCATGACGACCAGCATGGCACCGCCGTGATCATGGCCGCAGGCTTGATCAACGCGCTGTACCTCACCGGCCGAGAGATGAAAGATGTCAGGATGGTCGTGAACGGCGCGGGCGCGGCGGCGATCGCCTGTACCGCTCTTGCAAAGTCGATCGGCATTCCGGGCAACCAGGTCATCCTGTGCGACTCCAAGGGCGTAATCTATCAAGGCCGGACCGAGGGCATCAACCAGTGGAAGTCGGCCCATGCGGTGGATACCGAGGCGCGAACGCTCGCTGACGCAATGCGTGGTGCCGATGTCTTTCTGGGATTGTCTGTCGAAGGCGCTGTTTCAGCCGAGATGGTAGACTCGATGGCGCCCAAGCCGATTATCTTCGCGCTGGCGAATCCCAATCCCGAGATCCAGCCGGAGGTCGTCAAAGCGATCCGGCCCGATGCGATCGTCGCGACCGGCAGGTCCGACTACGCCAATCAGATCAACAATGTCCTTGGCTTCCCCTACATCTTCCGCGGTGCGCTCGACGTCAGGGCAACGACCGTCAATGAGGAAATGAAGGTCGCCGCAGCCCACGCGATCGCCGAACTGGCCCGGCAGCGCGTTCCGGAGGAAGTCGCGGCCGCTTACGGTGGAAAGGCGAGCCGCTTCGGCCCGGATTACATCATTCCGGCCCCCTTCGATCCGCGTCTGATCGAAACCGTGCCGATGGCCGTGGCCCGCGCTGCCATGACGACCGGCGTGGCGCGGTTGCCCATCGCCGATGAGGCAGCCTATCGCAGCGCGCTCAGGGCGCGGCTCAATCCTACCACAGCGGTGCTTGCGTCGGCCTACGACGGTGCGCGCGCGCGGCCAAAACGAATGATTTTCGCCGAGGCCGAACAGGAAACCGTTTTGCGCGCCGCGATCGCCTATCGGGAAGAAGGCTATGGCAGCCCAATTCTGGTCGGTCACACCGAGCGCGTCACTGAAGGTTTGAAAGCGCTAGGTGCCGAGGCCGAAGGGTTTGAAATCCACAATGCGCGGATATCCCCCCTCATCCCGGATATGGCCGACCGGCTCTACGAGCGCTTGCAACGGCAGGGGTATCTCTACCGCGATTGTTTGCGGATGGTGAACCAGGATCGGAACGTGTTCGGTGCCCTGCTCCTCGACATGGGACACGGGGAAGCCATGATCACCGGGGTGACACGTCCGTTCGGTCAGACGCTCGAGCAGGTCAAACTGGTGCTCGATTCGCAAAAGGGTCGCCTTCCCTTCGGCTTCCACATCATCGTCGGGCGCAGCAGCACGGTGTTTGTGGCCGATACGACCGTGAACGAGCGGCCAGCGCCCTCGGACCTCGCCGATATCGCCGAGCAGATGGCCTCCATTGCCCGTCGCATGGGCCACGCGCCGAGGGTTGCTTTCCTTTCCTATTCAAATTTCGGCAATCCGCCAGGCGAGTGGCTCAAGCCCTCGCGTGATGCCGTTGCCTTGCTCGATACTCGCAAGGTCGACTTTGAATATGAGGGCGAGATGTCGCCGGACGTGGCGCTCAACAGTGCGCTCAAACGCCATTATCCGTTCAGCCGCCTGACCGGGCCGGCGAACGTCCTGATCATGCCCGGGTTACAGTCTGCCAATATTTCGGCCAATCTTGTTCGGGAACTTGGCGGCGTCGCCGTTCTTGGTCCCTTCCTGGTGGGCATGGAAAAGCCGGTTCAAGTCGCGGCGATGACGTCCACCGCTGCCGACTTGGTGACGATGGCGGTGCTGGCGGGCACCCTAAGCGTCTGA
- a CDS encoding GNAT family N-acetyltransferase, with protein sequence MASVLQIRRLGSAEVKAAVALWWVTDLLKPWNDPKADAERALATPTSTILAGFLSDQLVATGVVGSDGHRGWVYYLAVSPGRQRCGFGRQMNGCLRGMDRGPGHREDPAHGPLRGP encoded by the coding sequence ATGGCGTCGGTACTGCAAATACGTCGCCTCGGTTCTGCCGAGGTCAAAGCCGCTGTTGCATTGTGGTGGGTGACCGACCTGCTCAAGCCTTGGAACGATCCAAAAGCCGATGCCGAACGGGCCCTCGCGACGCCGACCTCGACTATTTTGGCGGGCTTCTTGAGCGACCAGCTCGTCGCTACGGGAGTGGTCGGTTCCGACGGCCACAGGGGGTGGGTTTACTATCTCGCCGTGTCTCCTGGCCGCCAACGCTGTGGCTTTGGTCGGCAGATGAATGGCTGCCTGCGAGGCATGGATCGAGGACCTGGGCATCGCGAAGATCCAGCTCACGGTCCGCTCCGAGGACCATGA
- a CDS encoding acetyl-CoA C-acetyltransferase, whose protein sequence is MGIAYIIDTVRTPRGIGKPGKGALAHLHPQHLGATVLKALAERNDLATSEVDDVIFSTSTQKGKQGSDIGRMSALLANYDPRSSGMTLDRFCGGGITSVNLAAGQIMSSLADCVVAGGVEMMSYHAQLAAEDAANGVKALGVGTGNPALQAIHPQSHQGVCADAIAAMEGISRETVDALGLESQRRADIAIREGRFARSLVPVLNEDGSIALDRDEFPRPETTAAILANLKPSFDGIADHAPYEDGVTFRQMINQKYPGLKWQGIHHAGNSSGVVDGASAILLASPDYAARNGWKPRARVVMAANMGDCPTLMLNAPVPAARRVLEKARLRIEDIDLWEINEAFAVVAEKFMRDLGLDRDKVNVNGGACALGHPIGATGPMLIGTLLDELERRDLKRGLVTMCAAGGMAPAIIIERI, encoded by the coding sequence ATGGGTATCGCCTACATCATCGACACAGTCCGCACACCACGCGGGATCGGCAAGCCCGGCAAAGGCGCCCTGGCGCACCTTCATCCGCAGCATCTCGGCGCGACCGTCTTGAAGGCTCTGGCGGAACGCAACGATCTCGCGACATCCGAAGTCGACGACGTCATCTTTTCGACAAGTACCCAGAAGGGCAAGCAGGGAAGCGACATCGGCCGCATGTCCGCATTGCTGGCAAATTATGACCCCAGGTCGAGTGGCATGACCCTCGACCGGTTCTGCGGCGGCGGGATCACCAGCGTCAATCTGGCTGCGGGCCAGATCATGTCGAGCCTGGCCGACTGCGTGGTCGCGGGCGGCGTCGAGATGATGTCATACCATGCCCAACTCGCCGCCGAGGACGCCGCGAACGGCGTGAAGGCGCTGGGTGTCGGGACAGGAAATCCGGCGCTGCAGGCAATCCATCCCCAATCTCACCAAGGGGTGTGCGCCGACGCCATTGCAGCGATGGAGGGCATCTCGCGAGAGACCGTCGATGCGCTTGGGCTCGAAAGCCAGCGCCGCGCCGATATCGCCATCCGGGAAGGTCGCTTCGCTCGAAGCCTTGTCCCCGTGTTGAACGAGGACGGCAGCATCGCGCTTGACCGCGACGAGTTTCCACGGCCTGAAACGACTGCCGCCATTCTGGCAAATCTGAAACCGAGTTTCGACGGCATTGCCGACCATGCCCCGTATGAGGACGGTGTCACCTTCCGGCAGATGATCAACCAGAAATATCCTGGCCTAAAGTGGCAGGGCATTCACCATGCCGGCAACAGCTCCGGTGTCGTCGATGGCGCCTCGGCCATTCTCCTGGCCTCCCCCGACTATGCCGCTCGCAACGGCTGGAAACCCCGCGCCCGGGTGGTGATGGCCGCTAATATGGGGGACTGCCCCACTCTCATGCTGAACGCTCCGGTCCCGGCCGCCAGGCGCGTTCTCGAAAAGGCTCGGCTGCGGATCGAGGACATCGATCTTTGGGAGATCAATGAAGCCTTCGCCGTGGTCGCTGAAAAATTCATGCGCGATCTCGGGCTGGATCGCGACAAGGTGAACGTGAACGGCGGCGCCTGCGCGCTCGGTCATCCGATCGGAGCGACAGGCCCCATGCTGATTGGCACGCTTCTCGACGAGCTCGAGCGACGGGATCTCAAGCGCGGTCTGGTCACAATGTGCGCCGCGGGGGGAATGGCGCCAGCAATCATCATCGAGCGGATCTGA
- a CDS encoding spermidine synthase has translation MSDAETPGVAGKLFSGWSALRHDASDWIADVNLASHIQTLQRLGAWPGRATIGDPSSGKPFVSEIGDYRSLHFDWGRVQSGMSVANPLKLSIDYTKAMMGFLFFNPAPCVIEMIGLGGGSLAKFCHHVLPGADITVVELDADVIALRDHFSIPAESERFRILCGDGATHVHASPSRPDVLLVDGFDARGQPPQLCSPEFYRHCFERLAPDGLLVVNLWGDDPGHFRHAALVKDIFSGKLILVPSIGSANQTVIARKGSGLILTKTQMEEVIPLFRQSCARFLPAVGKRIFRQLKIARKH, from the coding sequence TTGTCGGACGCTGAGACTCCGGGTGTCGCAGGCAAGCTGTTCAGTGGCTGGTCTGCCCTGCGCCATGACGCGTCGGATTGGATTGCAGACGTCAATCTGGCCTCGCATATTCAGACACTGCAGCGGCTGGGAGCCTGGCCAGGTCGCGCTACGATCGGTGACCCGTCTTCGGGCAAGCCCTTTGTGTCGGAGATCGGCGACTACCGCTCGCTGCATTTCGATTGGGGACGCGTGCAGAGCGGGATGAGCGTTGCCAACCCGTTGAAGCTATCGATCGATTACACCAAGGCGATGATGGGATTTCTCTTCTTCAATCCGGCACCGTGTGTCATCGAAATGATCGGGCTCGGTGGTGGATCCCTTGCCAAGTTTTGCCACCACGTTCTGCCCGGCGCGGATATCACGGTGGTGGAACTGGACGCAGACGTGATCGCGTTGCGCGACCACTTCTCCATTCCGGCCGAAAGCGAGCGCTTCCGCATCCTGTGTGGCGATGGGGCGACCCATGTCCACGCGTCGCCGAGCCGGCCCGACGTGCTGCTGGTCGATGGCTTTGACGCGCGCGGGCAGCCGCCTCAGTTATGTAGTCCTGAATTTTATCGGCACTGCTTTGAGCGGTTGGCACCCGATGGCCTGTTGGTCGTCAATCTATGGGGTGACGATCCCGGGCATTTTCGTCATGCCGCGCTTGTCAAAGACATCTTTTCGGGAAAGTTGATTTTGGTGCCTTCGATCGGAAGTGCCAACCAGACGGTGATAGCCCGAAAAGGCTCAGGTCTTATCCTGACGAAAACGCAGATGGAGGAGGTGATCCCTCTGTTCAGACAAAGCTGCGCCCGATTTCTTCCGGCGGTGGGGAAACGTATATTTCGACAACTGAAAATCGCCAGGAAGCATTAG